AAGGTAGGACAACTTTGTTAACGACTTTACCCGTTTGGTGGCAGTGTTAGCGGGTTTTAACGGGTTGTTTAGAGGCAGCAGACTTTGCCTAAACGGATCATAAACTTCCGATGTTACTTTTCTAACAAACATCATAGCTCATTAAACTAATTACCGCTAAACTTCAGTTAATAATTGCTCAAATcattgaactcaacaggcttgtATTTGGGACAGGTGACTAATATTGGACGGACTTGTAcctcctttcacacaaaactgttgctcagcaaggatgggaaatacaatcaaattatttattgataaccctttgaaatctgggcaaATTAGATTTGTTGTATTCAAAAAGATGGTAAGAAGGTACTgagacacaaaagaagaaatcacccaGAATTTAGGGAGAAacctgtgaaaagtacaagaaaattacctgaaaaaatacccttaaaaagacacaagaaagtaaaataaattttagattaaaaaaaaaaaaaaatctaaaaaaagcgGCAAACGCCATCAGAATGCTtcaaaaaaatctctgaaataattcagctttttacgtcttatttttttactctggTACATCTTTAGTACTGTTCTTGGCACATACTTTATTTATGCACATTTCTTTCTTATGCCAAGGGTTTCATGTACAttatgtacatatacatatatatatacttatatgcatactttttattttttatgttctaattgtactttttctttgcaCCGTGGGTATGgagagaaatgtatttttaattcctGTATGTCTGACATGttgactttgacctttaaaaATATAGTCTTTTAAGCAGCTAACTAGCCGACAACCCGGTTTAAACATAGAAAGAACGTATGTAAAATTTaactgcatggcaaccagaccAGGCTTCTAATTTAGACAGGCCTTTAttaaaaaactaagaaaaaaacgACTGCTCTGTAGCATTGTTTATTCATAAtatgtcagatttttaaatgctaaaattCTAGATAGCCTGTTCATAGCACACAGTCATATTAATGTCACTATACTCACATTTAATATATGCAAGTTGGACCAAATCATAGAAATCTCCCTCAGTGGGTTATAACGCTGTCCATACAGTTCAACAGCAGCCGAAATGCCACAAAACGTTAAACCAACAACCTTAACAagttaaaacacaaactgaacatTATAGCCTTCATAAAGgtaggatttattgcaggactgtggttacagacagatttatttaattaatgaaCTGCCAACTGAGCATGTTCAAATCATCAGCTGATGCTCCGTCAAGTTAAtgttaacacattttcagtattttattccTAATTTTCTATATAGCCAGGTTTCAAGAGTTGAGCCAGTGGGTCCAAACTGTGATACACACGAGTTACATGTGACGGCTGTTTAATGGTGTAGCTGTTATCCCcgtaacacaaacagaaaatttaTGGTTTGGTGTCAAACATGAGGAGTGAAGTGTTAAAATTCCCCCCATACTTCGGGTCAGTTGTAAAATAGCCTGGGGTGAAATGTGACATTAAGGATTAGAACAGAAACGGACGACACTGAAGGCTTTTCATTCAACACGTAAGTGACTTTTTAACATGATCGGAGTGTGTGGAAGGGGTTTtcgtgtgtgtctctgtttgtttatttatgtttgccCTTGTCTtgcaggcttgtgtgtgtgtttgctcatttGGTTGTCCATGTGTGTTAAGAATTTTGCCTGGGGTAGATTTTTACACGGTTTCCACATGTTGTTACAACTTTCCCAGACTCTTGTAGCTAAGAACTATCTcacattaacattaatattttttccatatgaaCTTGGCTGTGTCTGGCATTGGGTGCTAATTAAGCACATGCAGAATCAGGACTAAACAAAGCATGTGCAGAGTGAATCCCGTGATTCATAGCTTGTTCCTGGTTGGAAAAATTAAAAGCGTTACAACTATCCCCGGTCTCCCCTAACTTAACTTGATAGAGGCTTTCTTAGTTACTTTCCTCCAAACCTGAAAAAAGCTGTTGGCTCGAGCAGGCTATAATGTTCAAGCTCAAATAAAGTCATAGAAAAAAAGTAGTGTCGAGGCGATTCAAAGAAATCCTTATTTCAAAAAACTATAATGGAAGCACTTTTTACGCtgttataggtcacatgatgttacgGCTATGTGCTtatcagtaggaactggctccctcatgatgcataAGGCGCTACAAGACGTGTTATTGCCTCgtataactcttcaaaagttgtcATCCGgcagttttgaatccacaattcctctgtgataTCTCGGACTGTCAGCAaacagaaatccctcatatgtggccgctcccacgaaTAAGAGGCTCgactttccattattgctccgTAACACTCCTGCGTCGCCTTCAGCTGGAAATAATTATGGCTAGTTTGgaggctgcaatagaaataaagctgctaatgttttgaacatccatcgccatggtaaCTGGAAtgtaacatcactcaatggaaacgcagtcatctcgcaaatatgttttatcaacatttcagaaatattgctgaagtttttttaacagtttctgtcATCTTATGCTATATAGTCCCATTCTGACCCCCAACAAACACGAGGCAGTGGAAACAAGTTTGCCTCCCTCTAAAGTTGTGTATTAAATCAAAGGAGAGCTGATTCTGTGTTGGTGTGTCAGTGCTGTGTTGTCTGATCCTGCCGAAAAACTTCATCATGTATCATTTGTTCACCAGGTGGAAGACGTCCCATTTACGATGATGACAAGGTCTACCTTGGAGTGCGTGTCAAAATGCCAGTGAGGGATCTGCTCAGAAAAATCCGCACAGCTCGAGGCTGGGAACCTCAAGATatgcaggtatttttttaagtttgttttgcCTAAGTGGACTTAAATCAGCAACAAAAATACGTTTACTTTGGCAAAGATATTCGTCCAGATGGGAATTCTTGTAGCGCTGTGGAGCTCACCTGGTAGCATCGGCGCTCCGTGTACAAAGGCTGTGTAATTTccgtggccctttgctgtatgtcatcccctctctttccccctttaaCACTACGACCGCATTTacggccctactaaaaacagaaaagtctttctttgcgtttctttaaaaatctgcgTTCATCTGATAGCATCGTGAGAGCgatccttgtgtacacagatccacataaacaaccaaaaacgctgcAGTATGCATGGTAGTAGTTGGCgctgtaattttgtaatgacacaccatacaAGAACACCACGCACATGCACATAAAGGTGTTCTGCGGAGCGGAGAGTGTAAACTGACAAGTAGACGATTGCGAACGCACGCACAAGAACTGACAGCGTTAACAAACTCAGCAGAGTCAGCAGCAGAAACGCAGCTCGGCAGTcaaatttgggacatttcttaccaaattgcatgtttttgaaagaaatcagcccagttttctcaggtctcaaagggtcaaaaagcttgtaaaaggcacctgaacgcagcacaagaaaactgacgtcaatccaggtttcagagggttaatagttcatgtctgaaaaatgtGAAGCATTTAAAAGACAACTCACACTGATGCAtgtgttgcttttctttctttcacatcACACAAATGTGTGAATGCAGGGGACACACGGCAAAACGGACAAAGGTCAGTAAAACCTGTGACAGTTTCGTTATTTAGCTGTGAGCATGTAGACGTTTGTTCCTCCTTTAATGAGCTACGCCTAAAAGTCTGAGAGGACGACTCTCTGACGCTCTATTCCTCTTTAAATAcagatgttattttgtgtgaCGGGTTTGTTTTGTACATTGAGAACAAAAACGCTGCACAGTGGTTCAACCAGACTGACAACTGAAAGGGTAGAAAGAGACAAACATCCCTCTGAGCAACAGTTTGATTAAACAGAAGAAATCAGGCATCATCGGCTCAAAAAACGGGAAGCTTAGCAGCAAAACGTGttgtttaaagagacagttcatcccaaaatacatactttttctCTTACCTTTGTAGCTGTTTATCGATCATTTTGAAGTGACTTGCTGAATTTTGGAGATATCAGTCATAGAGTGTCTCCAGTGTAATggcactagatggcactcggcttgtggtgcgccaaaagaaaataataaaaataaaaatacacctgAAAacttcaacagcaatgtctttttctagaaatcatgactcaagataatccacagaccttgatgtgaacagtttcatcttggatcttttaaaaattttatttgattaattgcaaacatgtaaaaaaaaagggaatagaGAAATTACTATacaaaacagacacaccaaaataaaacaggaataattacaatgacaaacaaaaagaaaaagaaatggtcaaatgcgtaatgacttggtttacatatttgaaaaggagtgagaagaagaaaaaacttaaTGAACACCATAATTTCTCCAAAGTCATTGAATTATAATTAACTAGCTTccttattcatttaaacctataataaaaataattagataTATAAATACACCCACATCGTCAATATTAAAAATCtatgattttaaattattatttacagaaaaaaagaggaaaataaatattaaataaccaaataaataaacagaaaccaTAGATCGATAAACATATCTGGTGAAACGAAAACGATGAAATTAAATTTGCCCCTTGAATTGTGACCACCCTCCCAAACACTGAAcaattttttgaatattttctggaatttggttatttttagcCTTAAACATTATTTTCGTTGTGTGAAATTCAACaagatctgtaaaaaaaaaaaaaagtttctactgaactacaccttATCTCTGTTCAAAGAGCCATTATTGAAGGAATGAAGAAACAGATGATACCAAATTTTTGAACGGATGTGTATATTCTACATATTCTAGAGGTTGTGTGGCTCATTAACCGAGAAAAACGAACAAAATGCTACAAGAAACCAGGCGGCAGTAGACCAACTTAACTCTCtttccatttattttaaaggaaaacttgcTGTAAAGTCCTTAAACTTGACATTTTCTTCCACAGGAGTTCAAACACGAGTCAAAACTCGCGCGGGACGCCAAAGTGCAAAGGTGAGCCAGATCCCAGGTCCTCCCAGAAGGTTCCTCGGGCTCtatgaaaaaaagcagcttcCACAGAAAGCTGTAAATCATGTCACTTTGCTGTTCAAATAACTCTATATTTGGGCTGCCTTTGGCTTTCAGAAAAAACGCGCCACAAAAAGCCTGGAGGAGCTGGCGATCATCGTCGAGGTGCTGGAGGAGGATCTGCGGACCGGCAGCATGTGCCGTTCCTCTCCCCAATCCTTTTCCTCCTGCAACCCTCTGGTGTCTCCAGGGAGGTCACCAACTGGTAATTATTCAAttaatagcccgggctattatttgctGAAATCATTGAACTTAATAGGCTTATGTTTGGGACGGGCTCTTAaatcctttcacacaaaacttgctCAGCAAAGACGGAAAAACAGTCACATTATTTGTTTAACTTGTTGAAACTTGGGCAAATTGGGTTTagtttttaagttaattacctgaaaatttgccaaaaaaacaaacaaaaaatgagaaatacaaaaaaagtgagaaataaactgaaaatatatagttataaatatggttcactggacatttttccttcgctttttttgaaaatagtgTTCTACATctacttgtttctttttttgcgTCTGTTGTTTACTGTGCTGGGATTACtgtcatggtttcagtaaaaataaactgacttGCCAAGCTAACATTATGTGTAGCACGTTCATATTGACAAAactttaaacatatttacatattgtacGCGTGAtgtaagcagctaactaacataAACACCAGCAGATAACAACAACCCGGTTTTATACACCCAAAAAACGTAACTTtaactataaaaatgaactgcgtGGCAATCAGACTGGGCCCTAAACAGAGACAGGCCTTAATTTGTCAAAAGGGACTTGGATGGAAAGGGACTTGGCATCTAATCAGTCCAGTTCAGAGCTTTTATTGTCCCTCAAGGGGAAATTTGGTCTGCAGATTGGTGGTACAAACAATttagaaatacaataaataggCACATAGAGCATCATGGTAGCACACAACCAAACTTGATAAAAGGGGTCTTTGTGTGTCAGTAGTGTCAATAAAAGGAGCAAGCTGGGTCAACCGTCAAAAACAGCAATCGAAACAcagaaaagtcaataaaagGAGCAATCACAGTCATATTTCCAGccataaaaagtcttaaagtgcCACGGAAACAGTGCActaattgggactaggcttttatttgaagttttacgggACAAAGTTACTCTCTAAAGTACAATGTTGAAAGTATTTCTGCATCAACTACTTCCGCCCCTCACATGCCGACTCTTCTCAATAAGGTTCAACAGGGTACAACAGTGACGAGTCCGATGAAATGATCCCCAGCCCTCGGTCCTACGTGACCTGCTCACCAGGCACAGCAGAGTACCAGCAGACCCGGTCCCCTCCTGGCTTCACGTACCACACCCTCCAACCTTCAAGCTTCGGACACAGCGGAGGAGAGGACGAGTGGTTTGACCCCCTGAACCACGACTGGAGCCTGAACAACTCGGCTTTCTTCTGGGCACAGCTCCACAAAGAGGAGAGCCGGCTCAGGGAGATCTCTGACGCCGTACTGCTGGCCCCCGACGCACACGGCAGGACGTAAGTTTGGTGCAACAGCGCTGATGtaatttaaccctctgaaatctttaatatcatgtttttagtttttaaacctttgaatcctgagcaaattggtttgatttctttcaaaaacatgggaaaaaggcaataagcagcttGGTGATtaatgctccacaaattgcaagaaagtagtatatttagaaaattagtttaaaataatCTAGAGAAAAAATTCTAGggaaaaatctgtatttatatCTAATTACATGgtcttatttaaaattatgttacagaattattatatttttagaaactTTTTCCCAcgtctgttgtgtttttgttttttttttggtaaataaaaataaataatgataaaataataataataaatattagtttttaaaatgcacattgCGTGCAACCTGAATACCTGAATGAACAGATTCAAGTGCAAACAGAGCCCCTGCACTAGTTAAATAAATACGTaattctgttttgtgtgtgtctgtgtaatttcaaccagttttttttttgtctgtttcttgtttgcttgttttttcaaaaactgcgTACCCCTGCTTTAATGATGAAATGAATGAtgactgactgtttttttttggctgcttcTGTTTGAGGCTCTTGGTTTCGCTCATGCAGGTTTTACTGTCACACTGAAGCACTTAGAGCAGAGCCATCTTTAGTGTTATTAGTAACTCTtgaattaaaatgtcttcagttaAAACTGTTGTGGTTCAGTTTGTTCAGCTCACTCAGGCCGCAGGCTTCTTAAAACTAAGTCCTACTTTCTCAGCGTACTTTATGAAACGTCTCCACTAACTGCACAGTACGTGACCCAGGTCCAGACCTGTCATCCTCTCAAAAACGGAAGCGCTGCCTGTTTGTGTCGGTGAATACTTTTAGtgtgaagtcatttttttctttgtctgaatACGTCTGATTGTTCTTGTCTCTCCAGAGCTTTCCATAAAGTGGCGTGTGTCGGGAAGAGGGCGCTGGCTACGCCATCGCCAAAAGAATGGCCGCACTTAACAGCCTGGACCTCAAAGACTCTGATGGAATGGTACacagacatttttgtaaaaaaaaataaagaattcattactgcataaaaacagaaaaaggtcGGCACACCGTAGAGCTCCCAGGTGTCAACTTTTATTGTTTCACAAGGCAACGTTTGGATCTTCCTCATGCTTGTAGAGTGAAATGTTGCCTTGTGATAACAATAAAATCCTCTCTGCTGGTCTtttggtttccctttttgaatgacgcATACAGACAAATTATTTATACTCACGCAGGCATAGAACAAGCACGTTAGTTGGCTGACGTCTTTGCTGGGTGTgttgaagtaaaagtatttggGTGAGACACAGGCGACATGAggcaatatttcttttttcagctgtaGTTATTGTGAAATTGGCCTTAAATTTAATTCCgagtagcattaaaaaagtctcaaaaagtcttaaatttaacatCCTTtaaactgtaggaaccctggCATTAGTGCAATCTTTAACTAATCTGGGTTTTGAAATGTCAGATGGTTACAGCTACTGGTGCTTTAAGcacaaatattaatttataaataataatttaaaacgcgttgagaagagccacatgaggtggctcgggcatctaattaggatgcctcaggacgcc
The DNA window shown above is from Plectropomus leopardus isolate mb chromosome 5, YSFRI_Pleo_2.0, whole genome shotgun sequence and carries:
- the zgc:113279 gene encoding uncharacterized protein zgc:113279, with protein sequence MGGRCKRKEPRQGDETSDTGAGLSPLPRDTAAGLTESHTPVPGVTAQGAGGRRKGGRRPIYDDDKVYLGVRVKMPVRDLLRKIRTARGWEPQDMQGTHGKTDKGVQTRVKTRAGRQSAKKKRATKSLEELAIIVEVLEEDLRTGSMCRSSPQSFSSCNPLVSPGRSPTGSTGYNSDESDEMIPSPRSYVTCSPGTAEYQQTRSPPGFTYHTLQPSSFGHSGGEDEWFDPLNHDWSLNNSAFFWAQLHKEESRLREISDAVLLAPDAHGRTAFHKVACVGKRALATPSPKEWPHLTAWTSKTLME